The following proteins are encoded in a genomic region of Enterocloster clostridioformis:
- the dapB gene encoding 4-hydroxy-tetrahydrodipicolinate reductase: protein MVKMIMHGCRGAMGHVITGLAAEDEDIRIVAGIDVREGTDLGYPVFPSLDQCSVKADVIVDFASPKAVDGLLAYSCREQVPVVLCTTGLSKEQLKSVEKASEKTAILRSANMSLGVNLLLKLVGDAARVLAGSGFDMEIVEKHHNQKVDAPSGTALALADSMNQAMDGQYAYTCDRSTRREKRNPKEIGISSVRGGSIVGEHDVIFAGRDEVVTFSHTAYSKAIFAKGALEAAKFLAGKAPGMYSMTDVVRL, encoded by the coding sequence ATGGTAAAGATGATAATGCACGGCTGCCGCGGGGCCATGGGACATGTAATTACAGGTCTGGCGGCAGAAGACGAAGATATCCGGATTGTTGCAGGCATCGATGTGCGGGAGGGAACGGATTTGGGATATCCTGTGTTCCCTTCCCTGGACCAGTGCAGCGTGAAGGCGGACGTGATTGTGGATTTCGCATCCCCAAAGGCAGTGGACGGCCTCCTGGCCTACAGCTGCAGAGAGCAGGTTCCCGTGGTCCTCTGTACCACAGGGCTCTCGAAGGAGCAGCTTAAGTCAGTGGAAAAGGCCAGCGAAAAGACGGCTATCCTGCGCTCCGCCAACATGTCCCTGGGAGTAAACCTGCTGCTCAAGCTGGTGGGCGACGCGGCCAGGGTACTGGCAGGATCCGGCTTTGACATGGAAATCGTGGAAAAGCACCATAACCAGAAGGTGGATGCACCCAGCGGCACAGCCCTGGCCCTGGCAGATTCCATGAACCAGGCCATGGACGGGCAGTACGCCTATACCTGTGACAGAAGCACCAGACGGGAAAAGAGAAATCCGAAGGAAATAGGAATTTCGTCCGTCAGAGGCGGTTCCATAGTGGGTGAACACGACGTGATATTTGCGGGTAGGGACGAGGTGGTCACCTTCAGCCACACGGCTTATTCCAAGGCTATTTTCGCCAAAGGCGCCCTGGAGGCAGCCAAATTCCTGGCCGGTAAGGCGCCCGGCATGTATTCCATGACGGACGTAGTGAGATTATAA
- the dapA gene encoding 4-hydroxy-tetrahydrodipicolinate synthase has product MALFEGAGVALVTPFKENGEVNYEKLEEIVEEQIAGGTDSIIACGTTGEASTMTHEEHLDVIEYICRVTKKRIPVVAGTGSNCTETAVYLSAEAEKRGADGLLLVSPYYNKATQKGLMAHFTAVADAVKTPVILYNIPGRTGVTIKPETIAALCKDVDNIVGVKEASGNFSAIATLMSLSDGKVDLYSGNDDQIVPLLSLGGKGVISVLSNVAPRQTHDICASYFAGNVKTSASLQLKAIPLITELFSEVNPIPVKAAMNMMGKGVGPLRMPLTEMEPQNQEKLKRAMADYGIL; this is encoded by the coding sequence ATGGCACTTTTTGAAGGAGCAGGTGTAGCACTGGTGACCCCGTTTAAGGAAAACGGTGAAGTGAATTACGAAAAACTGGAGGAGATTGTAGAAGAGCAGATTGCGGGCGGCACGGACTCCATTATTGCCTGCGGTACCACAGGCGAAGCCTCCACCATGACCCATGAGGAGCATCTGGATGTGATTGAGTACATCTGCAGGGTGACAAAAAAACGGATTCCTGTGGTTGCAGGGACCGGCTCAAACTGTACGGAGACAGCCGTCTATCTCTCCGCGGAGGCAGAGAAGAGAGGGGCGGACGGACTTCTTCTGGTGTCACCATATTATAATAAGGCTACCCAGAAGGGGCTTATGGCCCATTTTACGGCTGTTGCGGACGCGGTGAAGACTCCCGTTATCCTCTATAACATTCCGGGCAGGACAGGCGTCACCATTAAGCCTGAGACCATTGCGGCCCTGTGTAAGGACGTGGATAATATTGTGGGGGTTAAGGAGGCCAGCGGCAACTTTTCAGCCATTGCCACTCTTATGAGTCTGTCAGACGGCAAGGTGGATTTGTACTCAGGCAACGATGACCAGATTGTGCCCCTTCTCTCCCTGGGAGGCAAGGGGGTTATCTCCGTGCTGTCCAATGTGGCTCCGCGCCAGACCCATGACATCTGCGCTTCCTACTTTGCGGGGAATGTAAAAACCAGCGCCAGCCTTCAGTTAAAGGCCATACCGCTGATTACGGAGCTCTTTAGCGAGGTAAACCCCATCCCTGTAAAGGCTGCCATGAACATGATGGGCAAGGGCGTGGGACCGTTACGCATGCCTTTGACTGAGATGGAGCCCCAGAATCAGGAGAAGCTTAAGAGGGCCATGGCGGATTACGGTATCCTGTAG
- a CDS encoding cob(I)yrinic acid a,c-diamide adenosyltransferase — translation MMKESMIQVICGPGRGKTTSAIGRGLTALTKGKCVYMVQFLKGALDADNMEIIQRLEPEFKMFRFEKTPVFFDRLTEEEKAEARICILNGLNFARKVLVTGECDVLILDEILGILDEGVISGEELCAIIAQARNAQIQLILTGTIYPECLNGHVDEVTRIQTRYE, via the coding sequence ATGATGAAAGAGAGCATGATACAGGTTATCTGTGGACCGGGACGCGGTAAGACCACCAGTGCCATTGGAAGGGGGCTCACCGCGCTGACCAAGGGAAAGTGTGTCTATATGGTACAGTTCCTTAAGGGCGCCCTGGATGCGGATAACATGGAAATCATACAGCGTCTGGAACCGGAATTTAAAATGTTCAGATTTGAGAAGACGCCTGTTTTCTTTGACCGGCTGACGGAAGAGGAGAAGGCAGAGGCAAGAATCTGTATCCTGAACGGCCTGAATTTTGCCAGGAAGGTTCTGGTGACAGGGGAGTGTGATGTGCTTATCCTGGATGAGATTCTGGGAATCCTGGACGAGGGAGTGATATCTGGCGAGGAGCTGTGCGCCATCATAGCCCAGGCCAGGAATGCGCAGATACAGCTGATCCTCACAGGGACCATATATCCTGAGTGCCTGAACGGCCATGTAGATGAGGTCACAAGGATTCAGACAAGATATGAGTGA
- a CDS encoding single-stranded DNA-binding protein → MSEKMIENNRVSVIGEIVSGFTFSHEVFGEGFYMVDVAVNRLSEQADIIPLMISERLIDVHKDYSGCTVESIGQFRSYNRHEGVKNRLMLSIFVREIHFIEEFTDYTKTNQIFLDGYICKPPIYRKTPLGREIADILLAVNRPYGKSDYIPCISWGRNARFASSFEVGTRVRVWGRVQSREYTKKLSETECEKRIAYEVSISKLECDEA, encoded by the coding sequence ATGTCAGAAAAAATGATTGAAAACAACAGGGTAAGCGTCATCGGAGAAATCGTGTCGGGATTTACCTTCAGCCATGAAGTCTTCGGAGAAGGATTTTATATGGTGGATGTGGCTGTCAACAGACTCAGCGAGCAGGCGGACATCATTCCCCTGATGATATCCGAGCGCCTCATAGACGTACATAAAGACTATTCAGGCTGCACCGTGGAATCCATAGGCCAGTTCCGTTCCTACAACCGGCATGAGGGAGTCAAGAACCGGCTGATGCTGTCCATCTTTGTGAGGGAAATCCATTTCATTGAGGAATTCACGGATTACACCAAGACCAATCAGATATTCCTGGACGGCTATATCTGCAAGCCGCCTATTTACAGAAAAACTCCTCTTGGACGGGAGATCGCAGATATTCTTCTGGCTGTGAACCGTCCTTACGGCAAATCAGATTACATACCCTGCATCAGCTGGGGACGCAACGCGCGCTTTGCTTCCAGCTTCGAGGTGGGCACCAGGGTAAGGGTTTGGGGCCGTGTGCAGAGCCGCGAGTACACCAAGAAGCTCAGCGAGACAGAGTGCGAGAAGCGCATTGCATATGAAGTCTCAATCAGCAAGCTGGAATGTGACGAGGCTTGA
- the typA gene encoding translational GTPase TypA, protein MKMKREDVRNIAIIAHVDHGKTTLVDQLLRQSGVFRANQEVQERVMDSNDLERERGITILSKNTAVFYKDTKINIIDTPGHADFGGEVERVLKMVDGVVLVVDAYEGPMPQTKFVLQKALDLNLSAIVCINKIDRPEARPADVIDETLELMMDLDATDEQLDCPFIYASARGGFAKYKIEDPEVDMSPLFETIINHIPAPEGDPDAETQVLISTIDYNEFVGRIGIGRVDNGGLKVNQECVLVNHHEPDKFKKIKIGKLYEFDGLKRVEVQEAGIGSIVAISGIADIHIGDTICTPNNPESIPFQKISEPTIAMYFMVNDSPLAGQEGKFITSRHLRDRLFRELNTDVSLRVEETDSADCFKVSGRGELHLSVLIENMRREGFEFAVSKAEVLYKYDERNRRLEPMELAYVDVPEEYTGVVIQKLTSRKGALQGMSQAAGGYSRLEFSIPSRGLIGYRGDFLTDTKGNGILNTIFDGYAEYKGDLFYRQTGSLIAFEAGEAITYGLFNAQERGTLFIGPGVKVYSGMVVGQSPKAEDIEINVCKTKKLTNTRSSSADEALKLTPPKIMSLEQALDFIDTDELLEVTPESLRIRKKILDPTLRKRASFKNK, encoded by the coding sequence ATGAAGATGAAAAGAGAAGATGTAAGAAATATCGCTATCATTGCCCATGTAGACCATGGTAAGACCACATTAGTAGACCAGCTGCTGAGGCAGAGCGGCGTGTTCCGCGCGAACCAGGAGGTACAGGAGCGTGTTATGGACTCCAATGACCTGGAGCGTGAGAGAGGAATCACCATCCTGTCCAAGAACACGGCTGTATTTTATAAAGACACAAAAATCAACATCATCGACACGCCAGGGCACGCTGATTTCGGCGGGGAGGTGGAGCGCGTGCTAAAGATGGTGGACGGCGTTGTGCTGGTAGTGGATGCCTATGAGGGACCCATGCCCCAGACAAAGTTCGTGCTTCAGAAGGCGCTGGATCTGAACCTGTCCGCCATTGTATGCATCAACAAGATTGACAGGCCTGAGGCCAGACCCGCGGATGTCATTGACGAGACGCTGGAGCTGATGATGGACCTGGATGCAACGGACGAGCAGTTAGACTGCCCCTTTATCTACGCATCTGCCAGGGGCGGATTCGCAAAATACAAGATTGAAGACCCGGAAGTGGACATGAGCCCTCTGTTTGAGACCATCATAAACCATATCCCGGCTCCGGAGGGAGATCCGGACGCGGAGACTCAGGTACTCATAAGCACCATTGACTACAATGAATTCGTAGGCCGGATCGGCATCGGACGTGTGGACAACGGGGGACTTAAGGTGAACCAGGAGTGTGTTCTGGTGAATCATCACGAGCCGGATAAGTTTAAGAAAATCAAGATAGGAAAGCTCTATGAGTTTGACGGACTTAAGAGGGTGGAGGTGCAGGAGGCCGGTATTGGTTCCATTGTTGCCATCTCCGGTATTGCGGATATCCATATCGGCGATACCATCTGTACCCCTAATAATCCGGAGTCCATTCCGTTCCAGAAGATATCTGAGCCCACTATTGCCATGTATTTCATGGTAAATGACAGCCCGCTGGCAGGCCAGGAGGGTAAATTTATCACCTCCCGCCATCTGCGTGACCGTCTGTTCAGGGAGCTGAACACGGATGTAAGCCTGCGGGTGGAGGAGACGGATTCCGCAGACTGCTTCAAGGTGTCCGGCCGCGGTGAGCTGCACCTGTCCGTTCTGATTGAAAACATGCGCCGCGAGGGCTTTGAGTTTGCTGTCAGCAAGGCGGAGGTGCTCTACAAATACGATGAGAGAAACCGCAGGCTGGAGCCCATGGAGCTGGCTTATGTGGATGTGCCTGAGGAATACACAGGCGTCGTCATCCAGAAGCTGACCAGCCGCAAGGGCGCCCTTCAGGGTATGAGCCAGGCGGCAGGCGGCTATTCCAGGCTGGAATTCTCCATTCCATCCAGAGGACTCATCGGCTACCGCGGTGATTTCCTGACAGATACAAAGGGAAATGGTATACTGAACACTATTTTTGACGGATACGCAGAGTACAAGGGCGATTTGTTCTACCGTCAGACCGGCTCCCTTATTGCCTTTGAGGCAGGCGAGGCCATTACCTACGGTCTTTTCAATGCCCAGGAAAGAGGTACCCTGTTCATAGGACCGGGCGTCAAGGTGTACTCCGGAATGGTAGTGGGCCAGAGCCCTAAGGCAGAGGACATTGAAATCAATGTCTGCAAGACAAAGAAGCTGACCAACACCCGTTCCTCCAGCGCTGACGAGGCACTTAAGCTGACACCTCCTAAAATTATGAGCCTGGAGCAGGCTCTGGACTTCATTGATACGGATGAGCTTCTGGAGGTGACTCCGGAGAGTCTGCGCATCCGCAAGAAGATTCTGGACCCAACCCTGAGAAAGAGGGCTTCTTTTAAGAACAAATAG
- a CDS encoding YigZ family protein encodes MVDSYKILYKGGSGELVEKKSRFIADLRPVASEEEALEFIEEIRKKYWDARHHCFAYIIGDRGQSARCSDDGEPSQTAGKPMMDVLAGEELHDVCAVVTRYFGGTLLGTGGLVRAYSGAVKEGIKNCVILEKKLAVRLNITTDYSGVGKIQYIAAQGGIDTLDTQYTDKAVFTFLVPIAEEGRFTAQITEGTAGKAVIQKVDEVYYGLGDSGLVVF; translated from the coding sequence GTGGTAGATAGTTACAAAATTCTGTACAAGGGAGGATCAGGAGAGCTGGTGGAGAAGAAGTCGCGCTTCATAGCGGACCTGCGCCCGGTGGCTTCAGAGGAGGAAGCCCTGGAATTTATAGAGGAAATCAGAAAGAAATACTGGGATGCAAGACATCACTGTTTTGCCTATATTATAGGAGACAGGGGACAGTCCGCACGGTGCAGCGACGACGGGGAGCCGTCCCAGACAGCCGGGAAACCCATGATGGATGTGCTGGCAGGGGAGGAGCTCCACGATGTGTGTGCCGTTGTAACCCGGTATTTCGGAGGCACCCTGCTGGGTACGGGGGGACTGGTGCGGGCGTATTCCGGTGCTGTCAAGGAAGGAATTAAGAACTGTGTCATCCTGGAGAAAAAGCTGGCTGTCCGTCTGAACATCACCACTGATTACAGCGGGGTGGGCAAGATTCAATACATTGCGGCCCAGGGAGGGATCGACACCCTGGATACCCAGTATACGGATAAGGCCGTGTTTACCTTCCTGGTTCCCATAGCGGAGGAGGGAAGATTTACGGCCCAGATTACGGAGGGAACGGCAGGAAAGGCTGTCATACAGAAAGTGGATGAGGTTTACTACGGCCTTGGCGACAGCGGTCTGGTGGTGTTTTAG
- a CDS encoding transglycosylase domain-containing protein, translated as MNYGKYEAERRLKSLHSKSGKYASRLLLNIFKALFVLFLFLAVVGASIGFGMVKGIIDNAPSVDILNIQPSRFATAVYDSAGNLTDTLVTSGSNREEATYDELPKDLVNAFVAIEDSRFWTHNGIDIRSIARAVKGIVSDDYAGGGSTITQQLIKNNVFSGGMESGWGARIERKLQEQYLAVQLEKNSGMSKEDTKKLIITNYLNTINLGNNTLGVKVAAKRYFNKDVSDLTLSECTVLASITKNPSRLNPISGRENNAERRRIVLQYMYEQDYITKAQQEEALADDVYDRIQNVDTATKGINSHYSYFTDELIEQVINALMEKLDYTESQASNLLYSGGLQIYTTQDPALQAIVDEEINNPDNYSVAKYSVEYRLSITHADGTTEHYSEENLRTFRKSVLGDSSFEGLYASKEAVQDDIDQYKAWLLKDGDEIIGERQNLILQPQASFVLLDQHTGEVKALCGGRGEKTASLTLNRASNVYRQPGSAFKVITAFAPALDACGATLGTVYYDAPYTIGTKTFRNWWNSGYGFTGYSSIRDGIIYSMNIVAVRCLMETVTPQLGVEYAENMGITSLTKDDLGAATALGGITKGVSNLELTTAYAAIANGGVYTKPRFFTKILDHNGKVLIDNEPETKQVLKDSTAFLLTDAMSESMKSNRKFTRPGVSINSTSTRAALTGMTAAGKSGTTTSNNDVWFVGYTPYYTAGIWGGCDNNQKLKHGGVNNGGTSFHKDIWRNIMNRVHEGMSDPGFAVPDSIETAEICRKSGKRAVSGVCNHDPRGNAVYTEYFAKGTAPTEVCDKHVEVTVCAESGMRPTPYCPTKTTRVCMTLPEGEEGATDDSVFAIPGYCTVHSDVSTIIPPNINEPGNTGPTVTPIGPGYQTSPETTEGFGPGNRPY; from the coding sequence ATGAACTATGGAAAGTACGAGGCTGAGCGCAGGCTTAAGTCTCTCCACTCTAAATCGGGCAAATACGCTTCAAGGCTGCTCCTTAATATATTTAAGGCGCTTTTTGTCCTGTTTTTGTTTCTGGCAGTAGTGGGCGCCTCCATCGGTTTCGGTATGGTTAAAGGCATTATAGATAATGCCCCTTCCGTTGATATTCTAAATATTCAGCCCAGCCGTTTTGCCACCGCAGTATACGACTCCGCCGGGAACCTGACGGATACCCTGGTCACCAGCGGTTCCAACCGCGAGGAAGCCACCTACGATGAACTTCCAAAGGATTTGGTAAACGCATTCGTAGCCATTGAGGATTCCCGTTTCTGGACCCACAACGGCATCGACATCCGTTCCATTGCCAGGGCCGTTAAGGGCATTGTCAGCGACGACTATGCGGGCGGCGGAAGCACCATAACACAGCAGCTCATCAAGAACAACGTGTTCTCCGGAGGAATGGAATCCGGCTGGGGTGCCAGGATTGAGCGTAAACTGCAGGAGCAGTACCTTGCCGTGCAGCTGGAAAAGAATTCAGGCATGAGCAAGGAAGATACCAAGAAGCTGATTATCACCAACTATCTCAACACCATCAACCTGGGCAACAACACCCTGGGAGTAAAGGTGGCGGCCAAACGCTATTTCAACAAGGACGTTTCCGACCTGACTCTCTCCGAGTGTACCGTGCTTGCATCCATCACCAAGAATCCCTCCAGACTCAATCCCATATCAGGACGCGAAAACAATGCGGAGCGCCGGAGAATCGTACTCCAGTATATGTATGAGCAGGATTATATCACCAAGGCCCAGCAGGAAGAAGCCCTGGCTGATGATGTATACGACAGGATACAGAACGTGGATACAGCCACCAAGGGAATCAACAGCCACTACAGCTATTTTACGGACGAGCTCATTGAACAGGTCATAAACGCCCTGATGGAAAAGCTGGATTACACGGAAAGCCAGGCCAGCAATCTCCTGTATTCCGGTGGACTGCAGATTTATACCACTCAGGATCCCGCCTTACAGGCCATTGTGGACGAGGAGATCAATAACCCGGACAACTATTCCGTTGCCAAGTATTCCGTGGAGTACAGGCTCTCCATTACTCACGCGGACGGCACCACGGAGCACTATTCAGAGGAGAACCTGCGCACCTTCCGCAAAAGCGTGCTGGGAGATTCCTCCTTTGAGGGACTCTACGCCTCCAAGGAAGCGGTCCAGGACGACATTGACCAGTATAAGGCATGGCTATTAAAGGATGGCGATGAAATCATCGGAGAGCGCCAGAATCTGATTTTACAGCCCCAGGCCTCCTTCGTTCTATTAGATCAGCACACAGGCGAGGTCAAGGCGCTGTGCGGCGGCCGCGGCGAAAAGACAGCCAGTCTTACCCTGAACCGCGCCAGCAACGTATACCGCCAGCCAGGCTCCGCCTTTAAGGTCATCACGGCCTTCGCGCCCGCCCTGGATGCCTGCGGCGCCACCCTGGGCACGGTCTACTACGACGCGCCCTACACCATAGGAACCAAGACCTTCAGGAACTGGTGGAATTCCGGCTATGGCTTTACCGGTTACTCCAGCATCCGGGACGGCATCATCTACTCCATGAACATTGTGGCTGTGCGCTGCCTTATGGAGACAGTCACGCCACAGCTTGGCGTGGAGTACGCAGAAAACATGGGCATTACCTCCCTTACAAAGGATGACCTGGGAGCAGCCACCGCCCTGGGCGGCATCACAAAGGGCGTTTCCAACCTGGAGCTGACCACAGCCTATGCCGCTATTGCCAACGGCGGCGTGTACACAAAGCCCCGTTTCTTCACCAAGATACTGGACCACAACGGAAAGGTCCTCATAGACAATGAACCGGAGACAAAGCAGGTGTTAAAGGATTCCACTGCCTTCCTTTTAACGGATGCCATGTCGGAATCCATGAAGAGCAACCGCAAATTCACCCGGCCGGGCGTGTCCATCAACTCCACCAGTACCCGCGCTGCCCTGACAGGCATGACTGCGGCCGGCAAGAGCGGCACAACCACCTCCAACAACGATGTATGGTTCGTGGGCTATACGCCTTATTACACCGCCGGCATATGGGGCGGATGTGACAACAACCAGAAGCTTAAGCACGGCGGCGTGAACAACGGCGGAACCAGCTTCCACAAGGACATCTGGCGCAACATCATGAACCGTGTCCACGAGGGCATGTCAGACCCGGGCTTTGCGGTGCCGGACAGTATCGAGACTGCGGAAATCTGCCGCAAATCCGGCAAGAGGGCTGTCTCCGGTGTCTGCAACCACGACCCCAGGGGAAATGCCGTCTACACCGAGTATTTTGCTAAGGGAACCGCCCCCACGGAAGTCTGCGACAAGCATGTGGAGGTTACCGTATGCGCGGAATCAGGCATGCGCCCCACTCCCTACTGTCCCACAAAGACTACCAGGGTATGCATGACACTGCCGGAGGGCGAGGAGGGAGCTACGGATGATTCCGTATTTGCTATCCCGGGCTACTGCACCGTCCACTCCGACGTTTCCACCATCATTCCGCCCAACATCAATGAGCCCGGAAATACAGGTCCTACCGTGACACCTATCGGTCCGGGTTACCAGACCTCGCCGGAAACCACGGAAGGGTTTGGTCCGGGGAACCGGCCTTACTAG
- the spoVAE gene encoding stage V sporulation protein AE: MDYLKAFIVGGIICALVQILLEKTKMMPGRVMVTLVVSGAILGAIGLYEPFAKWAGAGATVPLLGFGNTLWKGVKEGIGEDGLLGIFKGGFTASSAGICGALVFGYLASLVFKPKMK; encoded by the coding sequence ATGGACTATTTAAAAGCATTCATCGTGGGAGGAATTATCTGCGCCCTGGTGCAGATTCTGCTGGAAAAGACAAAGATGATGCCGGGACGGGTTATGGTCACCCTGGTAGTCAGCGGCGCCATACTGGGAGCCATAGGGCTTTATGAACCCTTTGCGAAATGGGCGGGGGCAGGGGCTACCGTACCTCTTCTGGGCTTTGGAAACACCCTCTGGAAGGGCGTAAAGGAGGGAATTGGAGAGGATGGGCTTCTGGGCATCTTTAAGGGCGGATTCACAGCCAGTTCTGCGGGAATATGCGGCGCATTGGTATTCGGCTATCTGGCGTCCCTTGTGTTTAAGCCGAAAATGAAATGA
- the spoVAD gene encoding stage V sporulation protein AD, which translates to MGQMKGKASIEFEHPPVIISAGSVVGKKEGEGPLGSLFDEIELDDMFGMDNWEQAESTMQKKTADLVIEKGGIRKGDLRYLFAGDLLGQLIATSFGTVDLEIPLFGLYGACSTMGEALGLGAMAVNAGYADQVMSMASSHFATAEKQFRFPLAYGNQRPPSATWTVTGCGAVVLAGNRKDGMARIAGITTGRMVDMGAKDSMNMGAAMAPAAFHTIEQNLEDFQVNETWYDKIITGDLGEVGRTILLEFMKNKGRDLSQLHMDCGMEIYDKEQQDTHAGGSGCGCSAVTLCSYILPKVQDGTWKRVLFVPTGALLSSVSFNEGQSIPGIAHAVVIEHIDS; encoded by the coding sequence ATGGGACAGATGAAAGGCAAGGCAAGTATTGAATTTGAACATCCCCCGGTCATCATAAGTGCTGGCTCCGTCGTAGGAAAAAAAGAGGGGGAAGGCCCTCTTGGAAGCCTGTTCGACGAGATAGAACTGGACGATATGTTTGGAATGGATAATTGGGAACAGGCGGAGAGCACCATGCAGAAGAAAACCGCGGATCTGGTCATTGAAAAGGGCGGCATACGAAAGGGTGATCTGCGCTATCTGTTTGCGGGCGATCTGCTGGGGCAGCTCATAGCCACATCCTTTGGCACCGTGGATTTGGAGATACCTCTTTTTGGGCTTTACGGGGCCTGCTCCACCATGGGGGAGGCATTGGGATTGGGTGCAATGGCGGTCAACGCGGGATATGCGGACCAGGTCATGTCCATGGCGTCCAGCCATTTTGCCACCGCGGAAAAGCAGTTTCGTTTTCCACTGGCCTATGGGAACCAGAGGCCGCCCTCTGCCACATGGACTGTTACAGGCTGCGGCGCCGTGGTTCTGGCCGGAAACCGGAAGGATGGTATGGCCCGCATCGCAGGCATCACAACCGGACGCATGGTGGACATGGGCGCCAAGGATTCTATGAATATGGGAGCAGCCATGGCCCCGGCAGCGTTCCACACCATTGAACAGAACCTGGAGGATTTCCAGGTCAATGAGACCTGGTATGATAAAATCATCACAGGGGATCTGGGAGAAGTGGGAAGGACCATCCTGCTTGAGTTTATGAAGAATAAGGGAAGGGACTTAAGCCAGCTTCACATGGACTGCGGTATGGAGATATACGATAAGGAACAGCAGGACACCCATGCTGGCGGAAGCGGATGCGGCTGTTCCGCCGTAACCCTGTGTTCCTACATCCTCCCAAAGGTACAGGACGGCACCTGGAAGCGGGTTCTGTTTGTACCCACCGGGGCCCTGCTGTCCTCTGTCAGCTTCAATGAAGGACAGAGCATACCGGGCATTGCCCACGCAGTCGTCATTGAACATATAGACAGTTAA
- a CDS encoding SpoVA/SpoVAEb family sporulation membrane protein, whose amino-acid sequence MEIDKKKYEEYVKQVTPTHSLAKNMAAAFLVGGIICALGQFALNFMMNNMGMDQETAAAWTLLELILLSILLTGFNIYPKIVKFGGAGALVPITGFANSVVAPAIEFHSEGEVFGVGCKIFTIAGPVILYGVLTSWVLGLIYWIGRLMGIF is encoded by the coding sequence ATGGAAATTGATAAGAAAAAGTATGAGGAGTACGTGAAACAGGTGACTCCCACCCACAGCCTGGCAAAGAACATGGCTGCGGCCTTCCTGGTAGGCGGAATCATCTGCGCGCTGGGACAGTTTGCCCTGAATTTCATGATGAACAACATGGGCATGGACCAGGAGACAGCCGCGGCCTGGACCCTGCTGGAGCTGATTCTTTTAAGTATCCTGCTGACCGGATTTAATATCTATCCAAAGATTGTGAAGTTCGGGGGAGCAGGCGCCCTTGTGCCGATAACAGGGTTTGCCAATTCCGTGGTGGCTCCGGCCATTGAGTTTCACTCGGAGGGCGAGGTGTTCGGCGTTGGCTGTAAGATATTCACCATTGCCGGGCCGGTGATTTTGTATGGGGTTTTGACCAGCTGGGTGCTGGGGCTGATTTACTGGATTGGGAGATTGATGGGGATTTTTTAA
- a CDS encoding stage V sporulation protein AB: MILLKKCLLAFFGLCAGGIIAAGVYAFLAIIGVFVRLMGKTGTRKHIFLYETVIILGGVLGNILDIYEFPIYMGPYLGTLFICAYGLSVGIFVGCLVMSLAETLKALPVISRRIHLAVGLQYLIFALAAGKMAGSLVYFWNHMASLG; this comes from the coding sequence TTGATATTACTTAAAAAATGTTTGCTGGCGTTCTTCGGTCTGTGCGCCGGCGGCATCATTGCGGCCGGCGTATACGCGTTCCTTGCTATTATCGGCGTGTTTGTGCGTCTCATGGGAAAGACCGGTACAAGGAAGCATATTTTTCTGTATGAGACAGTGATTATTCTGGGCGGAGTCCTGGGAAATATACTGGATATTTATGAGTTCCCCATTTATATGGGGCCCTATCTGGGCACCCTGTTCATATGTGCGTACGGACTGTCCGTTGGGATTTTCGTGGGCTGTCTGGTCATGTCTCTGGCAGAGACACTGAAAGCCCTTCCGGTTATCAGCCGGAGGATTCATCTGGCCGTGGGGCTTCAATATCTGATATTTGCCCTGGCCGCGGGGAAAATGGCGGGATCTCTGGTATATTTTTGGAATCATATGGCTTCCCTTGGATGA